A DNA window from Arachis duranensis cultivar V14167 chromosome 3, aradu.V14167.gnm2.J7QH, whole genome shotgun sequence contains the following coding sequences:
- the LOC107477024 gene encoding polyprenol reductase 2, translated as MELEMHTVLAQLLRLAWIAGTLPILIASIPIPKLNFFHTILLGFARRGKIMHSSSQKFTLPQRFFLHFYIVASIWTTFLLVATWCYAYTVVPPVRESSAYSTITSYLIGGSALRTDSTTMFQRHAVWQAVFLLLLMEAQVLRRLFETIYVFKYSPSARMHILGYLTGMFFYLGAPLSLCADCALDVFYFLVNLVTKFIVVGKDHMPPVEVELWQVVNPLVRLGWRHWIGAAVFFWGWIHQQRCHKILGSLRDSRHICFPYAIM; from the exons ATGGAGTTGGAGATGCATACGGTCCTTGCTCAATTGCTGAGACTAGCATGGATCGCTGGTACACTTCCCATTCTCATCGCttcaatcccaattcccaaacTCAACTTCTTCCATACAATATTGTTGGGTTTTGCTAGAAGGGGAAAAATCATGCACTCATCTTCCCAG AAATTCACGCTCCCTCAGAGATTCTTCTTGCACTTCTATATTGTTGCATCAATATGGACAACGTTCTTGCTTGTTGCAACTTGGTGTTATGCATACACAGTGGTGCCACCGGTTAGGGAATCATCTGCATACTCTACCATTACAAGCTACTTGATCGGAGGCTCAGCTCTGAGAACTGATTCAACTACAATGTTTCAGAGGCATGCTGTTTGGCAagctgtttttcttcttttgttaatGGAAGCTCAAGTGTTGAGACGCTTATTTGAAAccatatatgtatttaaatataGCCCCTCTGCCCGCATGCACATCCTTGGTTATCTCACTGGAATGTT CTTCTACCTAGGAGCACCACTGTCGCTGTGTGCTGATTGCGCCTTAGATGTGTTTTACTTCCTAGTAAATCTAGTCACCAAGTTCATCGTCGTAGGCAAGGATCATATGCCACCAGTGGAGGTAGAACTTTGGCAAGTTGTAAATCCTCTCGTCAGGCTTGGATGGAGGCATTGGATCGGCGCAGCTGTTTTTTTTTGGGGTTGGATTCATCAACAAAGATGCCATAAGATTCTT gGTTCGCTTCGAGATTCAAGACATATCTGTTTTCCTTATGCTATTATGTGA